CCGAAACTCCAGGAGTCGATCTGCTCGAATGCTTCGTACGTACCGGTGGGATTTCCGCTTGGGTCCGTGCCCTGACTCTCGCCATAGCTGAGATGAAGTCCGCCGAGGCCGAAGGGCTTCCCCGAGAACGCCAGGCCCACCCCGCCTCCACCCAGCTTGACCACGTTGGTCGTGAAGTGGACGTCGGCCGCCAGGCCTGGAACGAGCTGCGTCTTGCCGTACTCGTAGCTGAGACCGCGCTGGTATCCGAGCAGGGCGGGATTGCTCCAGTGATTCGTGACTTCGTCCCAGAACACGGCGTTGGACGCTCCGCCCATCCCGGAGGCGCGGGGCGAGGGATCGAGGTCCATCGAGCGCCCGGTGCCCTGCGCGCTTGCAGAGCCGCACCAGGCTCCCATGACGAGCAACACACTACAGAGCGGGCCAGCAGGCCGGGGAGTCATGGCGGGTCCTTTCTGTCACAAGCCTCGTCGCCGCGGATGAGCCGCTGTGACCGACGCTTCACGAAGGACGGTAGTCCACTGCCCAGTCGAGGCCCAGCCGACGGAGGCCCGCCTGGAAGCGTGGCTCGCCGCGTAGCGGATCGTTGCCCGGCCACAGCGCATACATCAGGAACACATCGCGTTCCTCGACCGAGCGCTCGTATTCGTCCAATGCTCGCTCGATCTCGCCGAGCGCGGCCAGCCCCCACGCCATGATGTAGCCCGGGACGTAGCGGAACTTCTTGCGCTCCTCGAGCTCGTCGAGGTGCTGCCGCGCCTTGTCCTTCCGTCCCGAGATGGCTTCGGTCCATGCCAGGATGCCGAGGATCAGGCTGCCCCGGTGGGGCTCTCCGTCGCGCGCATCCTCGAGCACCGCGAGCGCCTCTTCGTGGCGCCCCTGGCCGGCGAGCACGATGCCCAGCTGCCACAGCGCGAGCCCGTGCGTCGGATTCAGCTCGAGCGCGTGGCGCAGCGACGTCTCCGACTCGGCGAATCGTCTTCCCGCACTGAGGGCCCAGCCCGCGATGGTCCAGGCCATCGGCGACAGCGGATCGGCCGGCACCGCGTTCTGCGCCATCGCGTGCGCCTCGTCGAAACGACCCATCCCGCTCAGCGTCAGGCTCAGCCACGTCCATCCGAACATGAAATTCGGATCCAGCTCGGTGGCCCGACGGCCCGCGGCCACCGCCTTGGCGAAGTTCCATTGCGCCATGCACACCGCGCATTCGACGGCGCGCAGCTCCGCCGTCTCCTCGCCCAGCGCCTGCGCGTGCTCGAGCTCGGTCTCAGCGCGAATCAGGCCCACACGAGGTCTCTGCACGCCGGTTCCGAGGAGGACGCAGGCCTCGGCGATCCCGAGCCGGGCCAGCGCGTAGTGCGGGTCGCGACTCGCGGCTTCCTCGAAGAGCCGCAGCGCCGCCTCGAAGTTGCGCTCGCGGTAGCGAACGTGCCGGCCCTTGAGATAGAGGTGGTAGGCCTCGAGGTCGTCGGTGTGCTTGCGCGCCGAAACCGTCGTGAACCGGGTGCCGAGCTGTCCCGCCAGGGCGGCGACCACCGAGCGGGCGATCTCGTCCTGGATCGCGAACACGTCCTCCATCTGGCGGTCGTAGCGCTCCGACCACACGCGGTAGCCATCGTCCACGTTGATGA
This portion of the Candidatus Eisenbacteria bacterium genome encodes:
- a CDS encoding protein kinase, encoding MPVLAGQSLLHYRLVDKIGAGGMGEVWRAVDTRLGREVAVKVVTDRLATDASALARFEREARAVAALSHPNILALYDVGREDGVSYVVTELLRGATLRERLAKGPLARREALEAAVQIVKGLAAAHARALVHRDLKPENVFVTDDGVVKILDFGLARFEPRAGEGDDTVSIAVTATVLGEVMGTPGYMSPEQVRGQAADARSDLFAFGAMLYEMLSGQRAFTGQTAVDALSAVLQHEPPALQEPRLDTIVKKCLMKHCDQRYASASELAQALQAALEASAAGEPPAIAVLPFVDMSQGKDQEYFCEGMTEEIITALSVIPGLHVVARTSTYEFKGANQDVRRIGRTLGVNKLVEGSVRTAGEKLRVTAQLINVDDGYRVWSERYDRQMEDVFAIQDEIARSVVAALAGQLGTRFTTVSARKHTDDLEAYHLYLKGRHVRYRERNFEAALRLFEEAASRDPHYALARLGIAEACVLLGTGVQRPRVGLIRAETELEHAQALGEETAELRAVECAVCMAQWNFAKAVAAGRRATELDPNFMFGWTWLSLTLSGMGRFDEAHAMAQNAVPADPLSPMAWTIAGWALSAGRRFAESETSLRHALELNPTHGLALWQLGIVLAGQGRHEEALAVLEDARDGEPHRGSLILGILAWTEAISGRKDKARQHLDELEERKKFRYVPGYIMAWGLAALGEIERALDEYERSVEERDVFLMYALWPGNDPLRGEPRFQAGLRRLGLDWAVDYRPS